The DNA region CGGGATGTCGCCGACTTCATCGAGGAAAATGGTGCCGCCGTTTGCGCGCTCGAACCGTCCGATGTGTTCCCTGATGGCGCCGGTAAATGCCCCCCTGGCGTGGCCAAAAAGTTCGCTTTCGAGAAGGGACTCGGAAAGGGCGGAACAATTCACCCGGACGAGCGGTCCGTCTTTTCGATCGCTGTGGTAATGGATCGCCTTGGCGACCACTTCCTTGCCGGTTCCGGTCTCGCCGGTGATCAGGACGGTGACAGGGGACGCCGCCGCCAACTCGACGAGGTTGAAAATCTCGCGCATCTGGGGACTTTTCCCCACGATATTGTGAAACTCGAAGCGGCCCGTCACTTCGCGCCGGAGCTGGTTCATTTCGGTTTCCAGGCGCCGCAGCGAGGTAATATCGGTGAGCGTGATCACGGCGCCCATGGGTTCTCCGGCTTCGCTGTGCAGAACGCGTCCCGCGGCGACCACCTGGACTTCCTCGCCGTTTGAGTTCCGGATGACGGTTTCGGTTTTATCGACGGCTTCGAGGTGGAAAACATGGTACGTGATGGGGGGCACGGGCCGGCTTTCCCCCTCGACGCGGCCGTCGCTCAGGAACGCGCAATTTCGTCCAATGGCCTCGGCAGGCGAATACCCGGTAATGCGTTCCATGGCGCGGTTCCACCGTTGGACGACAAAATCGTTATCAATAACGAACACCCCGTCGGCCATGGTATCGAGAATGGTGGCCAGCTCCAGGGCTTCCCGTTCCATCGATTGGGTCATGACGCGCGTCTCCCTCAGTTGCAAGTCCGGATCATAGCATATGGAGTGTTTGGAGCGTCACCCTTGCCCCGTCCGCTGCTCTTCTGGGTCACGAGCACCAGGGAGGTCAGTCCGGGCGTCCGGCATCCGGCGCCGGCGGCCAGGGGAAACGCTTCGCCGGGGGAAACGCGAAAACGGCGGCGGGACCCGTTCTTCCGTGACCGGGTCCCGCGTGATTGGAAGCCCCCCCTTGGGGATGTCAGCAACCGGGAAAGGGCGTATTGATGCTTATGCGATAAAATTGAGGATGGCGTCGGCGGCCGTGCCGCGCGAGCCGTCTTTTCGCACAAACGAGGCGAGCTGCTCGAGGCGGTTGCCGCCGGCCGCTGTCTGGTTTACGTTCCGGTAGGCAAGGGATATCTCCTCGATGCCCGCCGCGTCCAGGCTGGTCAGTTCACCGTCTTCGGTCTCGCCGTCGCCGTCATCCTTCCAAAGCAAGAGTTCGCTGAAGCGGTCGTCGAGCCGGTTGATGCGTCCGTCGCCGTTGCTGTCGAGCTTACGGAGTTCTTCGAATCCGTTTGCCGCGCCGTTCTGGTCTCCAAACAGCTCCGCGCCGCTGTCGATGCGGCCATTGGCATTGCGGTCGATGGCGAGGAATGCGTCGCCGCCCGTTACGAACGCGGTCCTGGCGGCCTTTCCGGTTCCTGTGATGTCGAAACGCGCGCCGTCACGGTAACTTGACAGTTCAATGCCGTCTCCGTCAAGGTCCAGCACCACAGGGTCGGATTCCTGCACGGCCTGCCCCTGGACCTGCACGATTTCGGTGTATTCGAACTCGAATTCGAGTTGGAACGTCATGCTTTGGGCCTGGACCTGTATTGGGGAGGATGACTCCCCGTTCGCGGGCAGGGCGCTCGTTTCGCCGCCTCCTAGAAGCCCGAGGGCGCGCAACTGTTCGATGAAGCTCTGAATACGCTCCTGCAGCTCCCCGCCTCCCTGTATCAGGTCGTGCATGAGCGAGAAGATCTCGCTGGCAATGTCGTCGAGTTTGGCGAGCACGTCCTGCGCGAACCCCATGAATTGGTCAAAAGAGGCGGAGTCCCCGTTTTGAAGGGCCTCGGCAGCGCCGGCAAACCCGTTGAGTGCGGCGCCGGACATCGTCAGCGAGATCGAGAATCGGGCCGACATCTGCCGGTTAGCCAGGACAAAGGACTGCTGCCGGGCGCCCTCGAGGCCGTTCGCGACCTTCGACGTGCGCTGCTGAAAGATGGCGAGTTCCTCGTAACGGGACTCGGCGAAGAAACTGAATACGAGCTGTTCCATGCCGGCTTGTGCTTGTGCCTCGCCGGCATCTTCGTTTGCGGCCGCGATACGGGCGCGCACTTTCTCGAACTCGGCCGCGAGGCTGACGCGCTCCATCCGGGCACTGTACGTGAGCGCGTCGAATTGGTCTGCGATGGCCGTTTCGGCCGTTTGTGAGGCCCGTGCGGGTGCGCCTTTCCCGGCAGTAGCCAGGAGGGCGGGCAAGGCGGCGTTTTCGCTGGGCGTTTTGCCGCGCCCGCGAAATCCTGATGAGGTGGCAGCGTTGATGAGCTGATTGAGCTGGGGAAAAACATTCGACACCCCTGCAGTGGCCATGACAGTTCCCTCCCGGCCCGTCCCGAAAACGCGGAACCGGCTTAAGATAG from Candidatus Hydrogenedentota bacterium includes:
- a CDS encoding sigma 54-interacting transcriptional regulator → MTQSMEREALELATILDTMADGVFVIDNDFVVQRWNRAMERITGYSPAEAIGRNCAFLSDGRVEGESRPVPPITYHVFHLEAVDKTETVIRNSNGEEVQVVAAGRVLHSEAGEPMGAVITLTDITSLRRLETEMNQLRREVTGRFEFHNIVGKSPQMREIFNLVELAAASPVTVLITGETGTGKEVVAKAIHYHSDRKDGPLVRVNCSALSESLLESELFGHARGAFTGAIREHIGRFERANGGTIFLDEVGDIPPLVQVKLLRVLQERELERVGESIPRKVDVRVIAATHRNLRDLVRRGDFREDLFYRLKVFPIHLPPVRERKEDIDPLIKRFIARFNEETGKNIQGLTPDAIHMIMDYCWPGNVREIENAIEHAFVTCNSAFIGPFDLPVEIRRVEVKRQLCDESGELGGFDVSDVYSEMPSRRKRGNTRDELIAVLDACGWNKAEAARRLGITRTSVWRRMKKLNVPLQPQD